The genomic window TGCCCGTGGCGCTTTATCTGATCTTCGTGATCTGGCCGTACATCCAGACGTTCGGCTATTCGCTGACGGACTGGAAGGGGCAGTCGCAGACGTTCTCCTTCATCGGCCTGGACAACTACACGGCGTTGTTCGAGGACGACATCTTCCTCCAGGCGATCTGGCACAACATCCTGTTCCTGGTGTTCATCCCGGTGATCACCATCCTGCTCGCCCTGTTCTTCGCGTTCATGCTGAACGCGGGCGGGCGCGGCCGGGCCGGCGGGGTCTCGGGGGTCGCCGGGTCGGGGTTCTACAAGATCGTGTACTTCTTCCCACAGGTGCTGTCGCTGGCGATCCTCGCGGTGCTGTTCGGGGCCGTGTACCGCAGTGACAGCGGCGGCATGCTCAACGGCTTCCTGATGAAACTGGGGCTGGTCGACGAGAACGGTCCCGTCGAATGGCTGAACGAGCCGAACATGGTGGTCTGGGCGCTCATCCTGGTCGTCGTCTGGCACGGCGTCGGCTTCTACCTCGTGCTGTTCTCCGCCGCCATGCAGGCCATCCCGAGGGACATCTACGAGGCGGCGCTGATCGACGGCGCCGGCCGCGCCCACACCTTCTTCCGCATCACCCTGCCGCTGCTGTGGGACTCCGTACAGACCGCCTGGGTCTATCTCGGCATCGCGGCGATGGACATGTTCATCCTGGTCTCGACCATGACCGCGGGCGAGTACGGGGGCGGCCCCGACCACCACAGCGAGGTCATGGCGACCGTGATGATGCGGAACTTCCTGCTGTACGGCAGGAGCGGCTACGCCTGCGCGATGGGCGTCGTGATGCTGCTCCTCACCCTGATCGTGTCGGTGGTCATGCTGCGCGCCACCCGTCGCGAGCGCGTCGAGTTCTGAGCGGGAGAGACGACAGAAGATGAGTGCACCCCTCAAGACCACCTCGCGCGGCGACTCGGTCCCCATCGGCCCGACCGTCACCAAGCGCGGGACCGGCCCCGGCGACGAGCGCGGCGAAGGCGTCGTCCTGAACGTCTTCTCGCACGGCTTCCTCGCCGTGTGGGCCCTGCTGATCGTGCTGCCGCTGCTGTGGCTGGTGCTCAGCTCCTTCAAGACCGACGCCCAGATCGGCGGCTCCGCCTTCGGCTGGCCCGAGAACTGGTCCCTGGACGTCTTCTCCCGCGCCTGGGACAAGGGCATCGGGGACTACTTCGTCAACACGGTCATCGTGCTGGTCTTCTCCGTGCCGCTGACCATGCTGTTCGGCTCGATGGCCGCGTACGTCCTGGCCCGCTACCCGTTCCGGGGCAACCGGCTGCTGTACTACTTCTTCGTCGCCGGCGCGATGTTCCCCGTGTTCCTGGCCCTGGTGCCGCTGTTCTTCATGGTCAAACGGCTGGACATGCTGAACACCTACCAGGGGCTGATCCTGGTGTACGTCGCCTACTCGCTGCCGTTCACCGTGTTCTTCATGCACGCGTTCTTCCGGACGCTGCCCACCGCGGTCTTCGAGGCGGCCATCCTCGACGGGGCCTCGCACACCCGGACGTTCTTCCAGGTCATGCTGCCGATGGCCAAACCGGGGCTGATCAGCGTGGGGATCTTCAACACTCTCGGTCAGTGGAACCAGTTCATCCTGCCGACGGTCCTCATGCAGCCGCAGAGCGGCGACGATCCCGAGCGGTACGTCCTCACCCAGGGCCTCATCCAGCTTCAGCAGCAGCAGGGCTACGCCTCGGACCTGCCCGTCCTCTTCGCCGGTGTCACCATCGCCATGATCCCCATGCTCGTGGTCTACCTCTCCTTCCAGCGCCAGGTCCAGGCCGGTCTCACCTCCGCGACCCTCAAGTAGCCCGTCCGGGGACCTCAAGTAGCCGCAGAGTGACATTTAGTGGTCATTCGGCGACCCCAGTTTCCCTCAAGGACTTGACTGCGGTAACCCGTTCAGCGGAGCTTGGAGTTCACAACTTGTAAGTGACCCGGGCTCCGCCGCCGTGACCTGGGTCACGGGCGGCGTGCGGGTCGCCCAGCCTTGGACGGGAGTGGATGAGTCGATGGAGACTCCGGGGTCGCAGTCGTCGCTGCACCGAGCAAATCTCGAGCGCGTCGTCCGGGCGGTGCGTCTCGCCGGCTCGCTCACGCAGGCGGAGATCGCCAGGACCACAGGCCTGTCCGCCGCCACGGTCTCCAACATCGTGCGCGAGCTCAAGGAAGGCGGAACCGTCGAGGTCACGCCCACGTCGGCGGGCGGCAGGAGGGCCCGCGCGGTCTCGCTCAGCGGGGACGCCGGGATCGTGATCGGCGTGGACTTCGGGCACACGCATTTGCGCGTCGCGATCGGGAATCTCGCCCATCAGGTGCTCGCCGAGGAGGCCGAGCCGCTCGATGTGGACGCCTCCTCGGCGCAGGGCTTCGACCGGGCGGAGCAGCTGGTCACCCGCCTGATCGAAGCCACCGGCGTCGACCGTACGAAGATCGCGGGCGTGGGCCTCGGTGTGCCCGGCCCGATCGACGTGGAGTCCGGGACGCTCGGCTCCTCCGCCATCCTGCCGGGCTGGGCCGGCACCAGACCCGGCGTGGAGATGCGCGCCCGCCTCGGTGTCCCGGTGCACGTGGACAACGACGCCAACCTCGGCGCCCTCGGTGAGCTGGTCTGGGGCAGTGGCCGGGGGGTGCGGGACCTGGCGTACATCAAGGTGTCCAGCGGCGTTGGTGCCGGACTGGTGATCGATGGCAAGATCTACAGGGGCCCGGGTGGCACGGCGGGAGAAATCGGGCATATTACTCTTGATGAATCCGGCCCGGTCTGCCGCTGCGGCAACCGGGGCTGCCTGGAGACCTTCGCCGCCGCGCGCTATGTGCTGCCGCTCCTCCAGTCCAGCCACGGCACCGATCTGACCATGGAAGGGGTCGTACGGCTGGCGCGGGACGGGGACCCGGGCTGTCGTCGGGTGATCGCCGACGTCGGCCGACACATCGGAAGTGGAGTCGCCAATCTCTGCAATCTCTTGAACCCGAGCCGCGTGGTCCTCGGTGGCGATCTCGCCGAGGCCGGAGAGCTGGTTCTCGGGCCCATAAGGGAGTCGGTCGGCCGGTACGCGATCCCGAGTGCCGCACGTCAACTCTCGGTGTTGCCAGGGGCGCTTGGCGGCCGTGCCGAGGTCCTCGGGGCCCTGGCCCTGGCACTGAGCGAGATGGGTGATTCCACCCTTTTGGACGGAACCCTGTCTGCGGCAACTCCTGCCTTCACTTAGAGAACGAAACGTGCCGTTGCCAACCCGTTAAGGATTTACTTCTTGACGTCGCACGGGTGGCCGAGTTGACTTCCAGTCACCTCGGCCGCAGTGCTGCGGCCCGTGTCAGGGAGGCACAACCCAAATGAACGCAACGATGCGTAGAGTCGCGATCGGCGCCACCGCGATCTCGCTGGCGCTGTCCGTGGCCGCCTGTGGCAAGGCCGGCGACGACAACGACTCGGACAGCGGCAGCGACAGCGGTTCGGACAGCAAGTCGATCGGTCTGCTCCTGCCCGACTCGGTCACCGCGCGGTACGAGAAGTTCGACAAGCCTTACTTCGAGGCCAAGGTCAAGGAACTCTGCGACGACTGCGATGTCCAGTACGCGAACGCCGCGGCTGACCCGAACAAGCAGGCTCAGCAGATGAGCACCATGGTGACCAAGGGCGTCAAGGTCATCGTCGTCTCCGCCCAGGACTCCGCCGCCATCAAGTCCTCCATCCAGTCCGCGGTGGACAAGGGCGTCAAGGTCGTCGCCTACGACCGTCTCGCCCAGGGTCCGGTCTCGGCCTACGTCTCCTTCGACAACGTCAAGGTCGGCGAGCTCCAGGGCCAGGCCCTGCTCGACGCGCTCGGCGACAAGGCGACCGCCAAGTCCAAGGTCGTCATGATCAACGGTGACGACGCCGACCCGAACGCCGGCCAGTTCAAGGAGGGCGCGCACAAGGCCCTCGACGGCAAGGTCGACATCGCCTACGAGCAGTCCGGCCTGTGGAAGGACACCGTCGCCGCCGAGAAGATGTCCGCGGCGATCACCCAGCTGGGCGCCAAGAACATCGCCGGCGTCTACGCGGCCAACGACGGCATGGCCGGTGGCATCGCCAACACCCTCAAGGGTGCGAAGATCAGCAACATCCCGCTGACCGGTCAGGACGCCGAGCTCGCGGCCATCCAGCGGATCGTCGCCGGCACGCAGTCCTCCACGGTCTACAAGGCCTACAAGCCGGAGGCCGACACGGCCGCCGAGCTCGCGGTCAACCTGCTGGAGGGCAAGGACATCAAGTCCCTGGCCGACACCGAGGTGACCAGCGGTTCCGGTGACAAGGTCCAGGCGAAGCTGCTGACCCCGGTCTCCGTCACCAAGGAGAACATCAACGACACCGTCGTCAAGGACGGTCTGTACACGGTCGCGGACATCTGCACCGCCGAGTACGCCAAGGCCTGCAAGGAGGCCGGCCTCGAGTAGTCCTTCGAGGCGCGACCGCCCCGCGGTCCCGTAGAACCTGTCCGGCGCCCGCCCCACATCAGACCCCGCTTCCGGGGCGGGCGCCGGACGGAACCCCCGCCGCCGAGCGCGGCGGATCTACGCATGTTCACCCTGTAAGCCTTGTGCGTCACGCACATTCCTCCGCGCCTGAATTCAAGCGCGGCATCCCCGCCGGTCAGGCGGCGAAGGAGATGGTTCACGTGTCCGCTACGCCCGTGCTGGCGTTGCGCGGAGTCTCCAAGCGATTCGGTGCGGTGCAGGCACTCACCGACGTCGAGCTGGAGGTCCACGCCGGTGAAGTGGTCGCCCTGGTGGGCGACAACGGCGCAGGAAAGTCCACCCTGGTCAAGACCATCGCGGGTGTCCACCCCATCGATGAGGGCGTCATCGAGTGGCAGGGCGACCCGGTCAGGATCAACAAGCCGCACGACGCCCAGGGACTCGGCGTCGCGACGGTCTACCAGGACCTCGCGCTCTGCGACAACCTCGATGTCGTCGGCAACCTCTACCTCGGGCGCGAACTGCTGCACCGGGGCGTCATCGACGAGGTGACGATGGAGAAGAACTCCCGGGAGCTGCTGTCCACGCTCTCCATCCGGATCCCGAGCGTACGGATCCCGATCGCGAGCCTCTCCGGCGGTCAGCGCCAGGTCGTCGCCATCGCCCGCGCCCTCATCGGTGACCCCAAGCTCGTCATCCTGGACGAGCCCACCGCCGCCCTCGGCGTCGAGCAGACCGCGCAGGTCCTCGACCTGGTCGAACGGCTGCGCGAGCGCAACCTCGCCGTCATCCTCATCAGCCACAACATGGCCGATGTCAAGGCGGTCGCGGACACCGTCGCGGTCCTGCGCCTGGGCAGGAACAACGGCTCCTTCTCCGTGAAGGACACCAGTCACGAAGAGATCATCGCCGCGATCACGGGTGCCACGGACAACGCCGTGACCCGTCGCGCGGGGCGGCGCACCACGGAGGCGGCAAAGTGAGCGACACGTCCAAGACCGTGAAGAGTGATTCCGCAAAGGGCGCCGCGGAGGACCAGACCACGGTCGCCCCCGCCGACGACCCCACGGCCGCGCCGGTCACCGTCGTCGACCCGCGTCTGCTGGTCCGCGAAGAGGGCCTCAAGGGCTACCTCACCGAGTTCAAGCGCAAGGTGAAGGGCGGCGAGCTGGGCTCGCTGCCGGTGGTCATCGGCCTGATCGTCATCTGGACGATCTTCCAGCTCCAGAACGACCTCTTCCTGAGCGCCGACAACCTCTCGGACATCAGCTACTTCCTCTCGGCCACCGGCATGCTCGCCATCGGCCTGGTCTTCGTGCTGCTGCTCGGCGAGATCGACCTGTCCGTGGGTTCGGTCAGCGGTCTGGCCTCCACCCTGTTCGCCGTGGTCGCGGTGAACCACGGCATGAACTCCTGGTTGTCGTTGCTCCTCGCGATCCTCACCGGTCTCGCCATCGGCGCGCTGCACGGCTGGTTCTTCGCCAGGATCGGCGTACCCGCGTTCGTCGTCACCCTGGCCGGCTTCCTCGGCTGGAACGGCGTGATGCTGTGGATGCTGGGTGACAGCGGCACGATCAACATCCCGTCCGACACGGGTCCGGTCCATCTGCTGGGCAAGAGTTCCTTCTTCATGGACCAGGCCATCATCGGCGCGTACATCCTGGCCGGCCTCGCCGTGGTGCTCTCCCTCGTCGGCAACTTCAACGAGCAGCGCCGCCGCCGGGCCGCGGGTGTGCCGTTCCGGCCGACCAGCGAGATCCTGCTGCGGGTCGGCGCGCTCGCCGTCGTGTCCTTCGTCGCCGCCGCCGTGCTCAACGACGCGTCCGGTGTCTCCAACGCGCTGGTGATCTTCCTTGCGGCGTTGGTGATCGTCGACTTCGTGCTGCGTCGTACGACCTACGGCCGCCAGGTGTTCGCGGTCGGTGGCGGCATCGAGGCCGCCCGCCGTGCCGGTATCAACGTGCCGATGATCCGGATCACCGTGTTCGCCATCTCCGGTGGCTTCGCGGCGATCGGCGGTATGTTCTTCGCCGGTCAGACCGCGAGCGCGACACTGTCCGCCGGTGGCGGCAACGTCCTGATGCTCGCTATCGCCGCGGCCGTCATCGGTGGCACCAGCCTCTTCGGCGGGCGGGGGTCGGTGTGGTCCGCGCTGCTGGGCATGCTCGTCATCCAGTCGATCCAGACGGGCCTCAACCTGCTGAACATGAACACCTCGATCCAGTACATGATCACGGGTGCGGTGCTCCTGGGTGCGGTTGTCATCGACTCCGTGTCCCGCAAGAGCCAGAAAGCCGCAGGGCGCGCGTAGCGGTCCGGCGGAAGGGCGCCGTTGGGGATGCCGTCCGTCGTCGGCCGCGGGTTGTCCGTGGCTGGTCGCGCGGTTCCCCGCGCCCCTTCACGGCGCGGCAGTGACCCCTTGCGAACAAGTGCCCGGCACCAATCCTGGTGCCGGGCACTTCTGTTGGTTGTCGGACGTTTCGTACGGGTACGTCTGCGCAGGATGGTCTACGGCCGTTCGCGTGACGCAGGACCCACCTGCCCGGCGATGGGCGGTGAACGCGGAAGATTAGACTTCGTCGAGCCCGGCAACGCTCGAACAGCACTACTGCAAGGAGGCACGGGTGCCGCTGCTGACCCGCATCAGGGGACCGCGCGATCTGGACCGGCTCAGCCTGGAGCAGCTGGACCAGCTGGCGGAGGAGATCCGGACCTTCCTCGTCGAGGCGGTGTCAAAGACAGGCGGTCATCTCGGCCCGAACCTCGGCGTGGTCGAGCTCACCATCGCCCTGCACCGGGTCTTCGACTCGCCGAAGGACAAGGTGCTGTGGGACACGGGCCACCAGTCCTACGTCCACAAGCTGCTCACCGGCCGTCAGGACTTCTCCCAGCTGAAGATGAAGGGCGGCCTGTCCGGCTACCCCTCACAGGCCGAGTCCGAGCACGACGTCATCGAGAACAGCCACGCCTCCACGGTCCTGGGCTGGGCCGACGGCCTCGCCAAGGCCAACCAGGTGCTGAAACGCGACGACCACGTGGTCGCCGTCATCGGCGACGGCGCGCTCACCGGCGGTATGGCCTGGGAGGCGCTCAACAACATCGCCGACGCCAAGGACCGGCCACTGGTCATCGTCGTCAACGACAACGAGCGGTCGTACGCGCCGACCATCGGCGGACTCGCCAACCACCTGGCCACGCTGCGGACCACCGACGGGTACGAGCGGTTCCTGGCCCGGGGCAAGGATCTGCTGGAGCGGACGCCCGTGGTCGGCAGGCCGCTCTACGAGACGCTGCACGGGGCCAAGAAGGGGCTGAAGGACTTCATCGCCCCGCAGGGCATGTTCGAGGACCTGGGGCTCAAGTACGTCGGGCCGATCGACGGGCACGACATCGAGGCCCTGGAGTCCGCGCTGTCCCGCGCCAAGCGGTTCGGCGGGCCGGTCATCGTGCACTGCCTCACCGAGAAGGGCCGCGGCTACCAGCCCGCCCTCCAGGACGAGGCGGACCGCTTCCACGCCGTCGGCAAGATCCACCCGGACACGGGTCTGCCGATCGCCTCCTCCGGCGCCGACTGGACCTCCGTCTTCGGCGAGGAGATGGTCAAGCTCGGCAAGGAGCGCGAGGACATCGTCGCCATCACGGCGGCCATGCTCCAGCCGGTCGGACTCGACAAGTTCGCCAGGGCCTTCCCCGAGCGCGTCTACGACGTCGGCATCGCCGAACAGCACGCCGCCGTGTCGGCGGCGGGCCTCGCCACGGGCGGTCTGCATCCGGTCTTCGCGGTCTACGCCACCTTCCTCAATCGTGCCTTCGACCAGGTCCTGATGGATGTCGCCCTCCACAAGTGCGGTGTGACCTTCGTACTGGACCGGGCCGGCGTCACCGGCACCGACGGCGCCTCGCACAACGGCATGTGGGACATGTCGATCCTCCAGGTGGTGCCGGGGCTGCGGCTCGCCGCGCCGCGTGACGCCGACCAGGTGCGCGCCCAACTGCGCGAGGCCGTCGAGGTGACGGACGCGCCGACCGTGGTGCGCTTCTCCAAGGGCGCCGTCGGCCCCGCCGTACCCGCCCTGCGCCGTGTCGGCGGCATGGACGTGCTGCGTGAGCCGGGCACCGACACCCCGGACGTGCTCCTCGTCTCCGTCGGCGCCCTCGCGCCGATGTGCCTGGAGATCGCCGGCCTGCTCGACAAGCAGGGCATCACCACGACCGTCGTCGACCCGCGCTGGGTCAAGCCGGTCGACGAGCACATGGCGCCGCTCGCCGACAAGCACCGCGTGGTCGTGACCGTCGAGGACAACTCCCGCGTCGGCGGCGTCGGCTCGGCCGTCGCCCAGGCCCTGCGCGACGCCGGTGTCGACCTCCCGCTGCGCGACTTCGGCATCCCGCCGCGCTTCCTCGACCACGCCTCCCGCGCCGAGGTCCTGGCCGAGATCGGGCTCACCGCGCCCGACATCGCCCGCCAGGTCACCGGGCTGGTCTCCAAGCTCGACGGCCGATTCGGTGACGCGGCCGCAGAGGTGGAGCCCGCGCGCGACTGACGTGGCGAGTTGGGTTGGACGGGCCGGTCTCACCATTCTTTACGGTGGTGAGACCGGCCCATTCGCGTAGAACCGCCCGCGCCGGGGCATACGGACCACGCCCCCTCTCGATCATGTCGAGGACGACAAGCGTGGGAGGTACGCCTGTGAGCAGCACACTCTTCCGGACGAAGAAGGTCGAGCAGTCCATCCTCGATACCGAGGAACCAGAGCACGCGCTCAAGAAATCCTTGTCCGCGCTGGATCTGACGGTCTTCGGGGTCGGTGTCATCATCGGCACCGGCATCTTCGTCCTCACCGGCACGGTGGCCAAGAACAACGCCGGTCCCGCCGTGGCCCTCGCCTTCGTCGTGGCCGGCGTCGTCTGCGCGCTCGCCGCCCTCTGTTACGCGGAGTTCGCGTCCACGGTCCCGGTCGCCGGCTCCGCGTACACCTTCTCGTACGCCTCCCTCGGAGAGCTGCCCGCCTGGATCATCGGCTGGGACCTGGTGCTGGAGTTCGCGCTGGGAACGGCGGTGGTGGCCGTCGGCTGGTCCGGATACGTCCATTCGTTGCTGGCGAACGCGGGCTGGGAGCTGCCGGCGGCGCTCGGCACGAGAGACGGCGCCGACGGCT from Streptomyces sp. DSM 40750 includes these protein-coding regions:
- a CDS encoding sugar ABC transporter substrate-binding protein, producing MNATMRRVAIGATAISLALSVAACGKAGDDNDSDSGSDSGSDSKSIGLLLPDSVTARYEKFDKPYFEAKVKELCDDCDVQYANAAADPNKQAQQMSTMVTKGVKVIVVSAQDSAAIKSSIQSAVDKGVKVVAYDRLAQGPVSAYVSFDNVKVGELQGQALLDALGDKATAKSKVVMINGDDADPNAGQFKEGAHKALDGKVDIAYEQSGLWKDTVAAEKMSAAITQLGAKNIAGVYAANDGMAGGIANTLKGAKISNIPLTGQDAELAAIQRIVAGTQSSTVYKAYKPEADTAAELAVNLLEGKDIKSLADTEVTSGSGDKVQAKLLTPVSVTKENINDTVVKDGLYTVADICTAEYAKACKEAGLE
- the dxs gene encoding 1-deoxy-D-xylulose-5-phosphate synthase, with protein sequence MPLLTRIRGPRDLDRLSLEQLDQLAEEIRTFLVEAVSKTGGHLGPNLGVVELTIALHRVFDSPKDKVLWDTGHQSYVHKLLTGRQDFSQLKMKGGLSGYPSQAESEHDVIENSHASTVLGWADGLAKANQVLKRDDHVVAVIGDGALTGGMAWEALNNIADAKDRPLVIVVNDNERSYAPTIGGLANHLATLRTTDGYERFLARGKDLLERTPVVGRPLYETLHGAKKGLKDFIAPQGMFEDLGLKYVGPIDGHDIEALESALSRAKRFGGPVIVHCLTEKGRGYQPALQDEADRFHAVGKIHPDTGLPIASSGADWTSVFGEEMVKLGKEREDIVAITAAMLQPVGLDKFARAFPERVYDVGIAEQHAAVSAAGLATGGLHPVFAVYATFLNRAFDQVLMDVALHKCGVTFVLDRAGVTGTDGASHNGMWDMSILQVVPGLRLAAPRDADQVRAQLREAVEVTDAPTVVRFSKGAVGPAVPALRRVGGMDVLREPGTDTPDVLLVSVGALAPMCLEIAGLLDKQGITTTVVDPRWVKPVDEHMAPLADKHRVVVTVEDNSRVGGVGSAVAQALRDAGVDLPLRDFGIPPRFLDHASRAEVLAEIGLTAPDIARQVTGLVSKLDGRFGDAAAEVEPARD
- a CDS encoding ATP-binding cassette domain-containing protein — its product is MVHVSATPVLALRGVSKRFGAVQALTDVELEVHAGEVVALVGDNGAGKSTLVKTIAGVHPIDEGVIEWQGDPVRINKPHDAQGLGVATVYQDLALCDNLDVVGNLYLGRELLHRGVIDEVTMEKNSRELLSTLSIRIPSVRIPIASLSGGQRQVVAIARALIGDPKLVILDEPTAALGVEQTAQVLDLVERLRERNLAVILISHNMADVKAVADTVAVLRLGRNNGSFSVKDTSHEEIIAAITGATDNAVTRRAGRRTTEAAK
- a CDS encoding sugar ABC transporter permease; the protein is MSDTSKTVKSDSAKGAAEDQTTVAPADDPTAAPVTVVDPRLLVREEGLKGYLTEFKRKVKGGELGSLPVVIGLIVIWTIFQLQNDLFLSADNLSDISYFLSATGMLAIGLVFVLLLGEIDLSVGSVSGLASTLFAVVAVNHGMNSWLSLLLAILTGLAIGALHGWFFARIGVPAFVVTLAGFLGWNGVMLWMLGDSGTINIPSDTGPVHLLGKSSFFMDQAIIGAYILAGLAVVLSLVGNFNEQRRRRAAGVPFRPTSEILLRVGALAVVSFVAAAVLNDASGVSNALVIFLAALVIVDFVLRRTTYGRQVFAVGGGIEAARRAGINVPMIRITVFAISGGFAAIGGMFFAGQTASATLSAGGGNVLMLAIAAAVIGGTSLFGGRGSVWSALLGMLVIQSIQTGLNLLNMNTSIQYMITGAVLLGAVVIDSVSRKSQKAAGRA
- a CDS encoding carbohydrate ABC transporter permease, translating into MRKGQNRFVAGFLLVPVALYLIFVIWPYIQTFGYSLTDWKGQSQTFSFIGLDNYTALFEDDIFLQAIWHNILFLVFIPVITILLALFFAFMLNAGGRGRAGGVSGVAGSGFYKIVYFFPQVLSLAILAVLFGAVYRSDSGGMLNGFLMKLGLVDENGPVEWLNEPNMVVWALILVVVWHGVGFYLVLFSAAMQAIPRDIYEAALIDGAGRAHTFFRITLPLLWDSVQTAWVYLGIAAMDMFILVSTMTAGEYGGGPDHHSEVMATVMMRNFLLYGRSGYACAMGVVMLLLTLIVSVVMLRATRRERVEF
- a CDS encoding carbohydrate ABC transporter permease: MSAPLKTTSRGDSVPIGPTVTKRGTGPGDERGEGVVLNVFSHGFLAVWALLIVLPLLWLVLSSFKTDAQIGGSAFGWPENWSLDVFSRAWDKGIGDYFVNTVIVLVFSVPLTMLFGSMAAYVLARYPFRGNRLLYYFFVAGAMFPVFLALVPLFFMVKRLDMLNTYQGLILVYVAYSLPFTVFFMHAFFRTLPTAVFEAAILDGASHTRTFFQVMLPMAKPGLISVGIFNTLGQWNQFILPTVLMQPQSGDDPERYVLTQGLIQLQQQQGYASDLPVLFAGVTIAMIPMLVVYLSFQRQVQAGLTSATLK
- a CDS encoding ROK family transcriptional regulator; protein product: METPGSQSSLHRANLERVVRAVRLAGSLTQAEIARTTGLSAATVSNIVRELKEGGTVEVTPTSAGGRRARAVSLSGDAGIVIGVDFGHTHLRVAIGNLAHQVLAEEAEPLDVDASSAQGFDRAEQLVTRLIEATGVDRTKIAGVGLGVPGPIDVESGTLGSSAILPGWAGTRPGVEMRARLGVPVHVDNDANLGALGELVWGSGRGVRDLAYIKVSSGVGAGLVIDGKIYRGPGGTAGEIGHITLDESGPVCRCGNRGCLETFAAARYVLPLLQSSHGTDLTMEGVVRLARDGDPGCRRVIADVGRHIGSGVANLCNLLNPSRVVLGGDLAEAGELVLGPIRESVGRYAIPSAARQLSVLPGALGGRAEVLGALALALSEMGDSTLLDGTLSAATPAFT